A single region of the Chryseobacterium culicis genome encodes:
- a CDS encoding alkaline phosphatase D family protein: MMENNNQFNRRRFLKNSLLAAGGIFIAPLIESCSDDFTENGNAPDDLKNGGFESGVASFDPSATGIIIWTRYSKGTDAEITWEISKNSNFSEVVRRGQTNATVVNDFTIAVDVQNISSNTKYYYRFYNTKTKEVSVTGETLTLPSKSDAVSEVKMAVVSCSNFPAGLFNVYGAIAKSEADVVVHLGDYIYEYAPGQYGTNPYTNPLGRAHQPAKEILNLSDYRERYRQYRGDKNLQLLHQKKPFICVWDDHEFANDTYKSGAENHQPNEGDFQARKMAAFQAYSEYIPLKTGKDMRIYRSFNFGNIVSLYMMDTRVIARDKQMEYSDYLDNTGNFNQLQFKTDLLSTSRKLIGNEQMSWLSSQINGDTAKWKVLGQQILMTKMMVPAELLMLLNQILAEIKQHGSAQPATMQALQNTITQLIILKTRYKQQDPTLTPQEIARITTTLPYNLDAWDGYFMEREQLYSLLAGKNVVVLAGDTHNAWLGKLTDAQGKFIGTELACSSVSSPGLEGYLGISSDPTKAIELAQAFSLLIDDLEYANLYKRGYLHVKFTAGSSVAEWRFVDNVISDTYNTTTEKTYTIS, from the coding sequence TGATCCCAGCGCTACAGGAATCATCATATGGACCAGATATTCCAAAGGAACTGATGCAGAGATTACATGGGAAATAAGTAAAAACAGCAACTTTTCAGAAGTAGTAAGAAGAGGGCAGACCAATGCTACTGTAGTGAATGATTTTACAATAGCCGTTGATGTACAGAATATCTCCTCCAACACAAAATATTACTACAGATTCTATAATACCAAAACCAAAGAAGTGAGTGTAACAGGGGAAACTCTTACTTTACCTTCAAAATCAGATGCCGTAAGTGAAGTGAAGATGGCGGTAGTGTCTTGTTCTAATTTTCCTGCAGGACTTTTTAATGTATATGGAGCGATTGCAAAATCGGAAGCTGATGTTGTCGTACATCTTGGGGATTATATCTATGAATATGCACCGGGACAATATGGTACGAATCCTTACACCAACCCATTAGGAAGAGCCCATCAGCCAGCAAAAGAAATTCTTAACCTCAGCGATTACAGAGAACGATACAGACAGTACAGAGGCGATAAAAACCTTCAGCTTCTTCACCAGAAAAAACCATTCATCTGTGTTTGGGATGACCATGAATTTGCCAATGATACCTATAAATCCGGAGCAGAAAACCATCAGCCTAATGAAGGGGATTTTCAGGCAAGAAAAATGGCTGCTTTTCAGGCATACAGTGAATATATTCCTCTTAAAACAGGAAAGGACATGAGAATTTACAGAAGTTTCAACTTCGGAAATATCGTTTCCCTTTACATGATGGATACGAGAGTGATTGCAAGAGATAAACAGATGGAATATTCAGATTATCTTGATAACACGGGAAATTTTAATCAGCTACAGTTTAAAACCGATCTCTTAAGCACAAGCAGAAAACTGATCGGAAATGAGCAGATGTCATGGCTGAGCTCGCAGATTAATGGTGATACGGCAAAGTGGAAAGTGCTTGGACAGCAGATTTTAATGACTAAAATGATGGTTCCAGCTGAATTATTGATGCTTTTGAATCAGATTTTAGCAGAAATAAAACAACATGGAAGTGCACAGCCGGCTACGATGCAGGCACTTCAGAATACCATCACACAACTGATTATTCTTAAAACAAGGTACAAACAGCAGGATCCTACATTAACGCCCCAGGAAATTGCCAGAATTACAACAACTCTGCCTTATAATTTAGATGCATGGGACGGATATTTCATGGAAAGAGAACAGCTTTATTCTCTTCTTGCCGGAAAAAATGTAGTGGTACTGGCTGGAGATACTCACAATGCATGGTTAGGAAAACTGACTGATGCGCAGGGTAAATTCATAGGAACAGAATTAGCCTGCAGTTCCGTTTCTTCTCCTGGTCTTGAAGGATATCTGGGAATCAGCTCAGATCCTACAAAAGCAATAGAACTGGCTCAGGCATTTTCATTGCTGATTGATGATCTGGAATATGCCAATCTCTACAAAAGAGGATATCTGCATGTGAAATTTACTGCTGGCAGTTCTGTGGCAGAATGGAGATTTGTAGATAATGTGATCTCCGATACTTACAATACGACGACGGAAAAAACTTATACAATTTCATAG